The genomic DNA ACTGCTGAAAGCCGTGACTGGGATCTCGACGATCCCGACTCGAAGCCTCTCGAAGAGGTCAGAGAGATACGTGACGAGATACGGAGACGTGTTGAGTCTCTGATGGACGAGATAGAGTCGGAGTCCTAAAGCAAGCCCTTTTTAGGTTAGTTCCGAAGTTCGGGTATGCGACTCGACCAGGTCACTGACGAGGTTCTCGAAGACGTAGTCCCCGACGACGACGAGCGTGACCGTCTCCAAGACGTCTTCGAGAACGTGAGACGTAGGGCACGAGAGGCTATCGACGAGAGGGGGATCGACGCCGATGTCGAACTCGTCGGAAGTGCTGCGCGTGACACTTGGATCTCGGGTGACAGGGACATAGATGTCTTCCTTCTTCTCCCCGACGACCTCCCCAGAGACGATCTAGAAGAGACGGGTCTCGACGTCGGTAAGCAGGTCTTCCCCGACGGTGTCGTCGAGTACGCCGAACATCCCTACGTCAAGGGACACGAGAAGGGCTACGACGTCGATCTCGTGCCGTGTTACGACGTCGAGTCGGCAACTGAAGCGAAGACCGCTGTCGACAGGACGCCCTTCCACAACCGGTATGTCTCCGAGAGACTCGAAGACACAGACGATGCCCGTCTCCTCAAGTCGTTCACGAAGGGGATCGGTGTCTACGGGAGCGAGCTACGTACGAGGGGCTTCAGCGGATACCTGTGTGAGCTTCTCGTTCTCCATTACGGCGGATTCGAGGAAGCTATAGAGGCGGCTTCCGACTGGAGCCCACAGGTCACCATCGACATAGAGGATCACGGTACGAAGGAGTTCGACGATCCTCTCGTCATCGTAGACCCCACAGACCCCGAGAGAAACGTCGCCGCCGTCCTGAGCCTCGACAACTTCGCGCGTTTCGTACACGCGTGCCGGCGTCTCTCCGCCGAGCCCCGGAAGTCTCTCTTCTTCGAGTCGAACCCCGGGACGGTCAGCCGCGAGGATCTCGAAGAGTACCTCGAAGACAGACAGACCACAGTCGTCTGTGTGACCTTCGAGTCTCCCGACGTCGTCGAGGATCAGCTCTATCCCCAGCTCAGAAAGACCGAGTCTTCTCTAGTCGACGAGGTCGAGAGACGTGGCTTCGGGGTTCTGAGATCCGACGTAGCTGCCGACGACCGCGGGCTGATACTCTTAGAGCTCAACATAGCTGAACAGTCGAGGGTCGAGAGACATCTCGGTCCGCCCGTCCACGTCCGTCAACACGCCGAGAGCTTCAGGTCGAAGTACGCCGATGCCGACGTAGTCGGACCCTACATAGACGACGGCAGGTACGTCGTAGAGAGGCAACGTGACCATCCTACAGTCGCCTCATTCGTCGAGAGCGACGACTTCTTAGAGATAGGAATGGGTAAACACGTCGAGGAGAAGATCCATGAGGGCTATGATGTCTATGTCGACGACGACTGTACCCGTCTCATCGAGGAGTTCGGCTCCGTCTTTGCGACACATATCTCCCCCGAAGTAGTCGAGTAGTACTACACAGGTAGTATATTTCATGGACTGACAACCGTTAAGTAGCGTCATGGAAGAGTATTGTGTAGTTATGTCAGAGGCAGACGATACCAAGTCGATGGGAATTATAGCTACGAAGGGAACCCTAGATATGGCTTACCCACCTCTCATACTCGCCTCTACTGCCGCGGCTTTCGGCTGGAATGTCCATGTCTTCTTCACCTTCTGGGGTCTCGACATACTTCACAAGGACAAGATGAAGAACCTCAAGGTGTCTCCCGTGGGCAACCCCAACCTTCCCGCGCCGATGCCCAACATCGTCGGGATGCTCCCGGGTATGACATCGATGACGACCAAGATGATGAAGAAGGAGATGGACGAGGAGAACGTCGCCGAGATAGATGAACTCGTCGAGATGTGTAACGACGCCGGTGTTGACATGCTCGCGTGTCAGATGACAGCCGACCTCTTCGACTACGACGACGACGACTTCGTTGAGGGAACTGAGGCGGGAGTCGGCGCGGCGACGGCTCTTGAGATGATGGCGGACTGCGACATACAGCTCCTGGTATAGGAGTCTAGACCTCCGTAGTGAGAAATCCTTTATCCGTGTAGAGAGTTTATCTACTACATGATCTACACGGAGGCGGAGTATGAGAGATAGACGAGCCGCTTTTCTGGCTATTCTGATAACAGTAGCCGCTGTAGCTTCCGTTGGAACAGCCACGGCGGCGGACTCTGTGATAGGAAGCCCCGAGATAGACCTAACGGCGTCGGATCACAGATTTCTGCCGGGAGAGGAGAGACAGCTACGGATCGACGTACTCAACGACGGCAACATAGAACAGGGAGGACCCGCTCAGCACGAACAGCGTGTCAAGACTGCGAGGGGGATGACTATGGAGGTGAGGAGCGGAAATGCTCCCATAGAGGTCAAGACGGGGAAGATCGCAGTCGGTACTGTTCCTGCGGGGACAAAGGGACCTTACTCGGTTACTGTAACTGTTCCTGAGAACGCGACACCCGGAACTTACCGTCTTCCCGTCGACATCGAGTACAGGTATACGCGTTCGGTCGAGTACGGCGACGTAATTTCGCCTGACTACAACGACTTCTCTCGTGAGGAGACGAAGTACGTCGAGATCCGTGTCATAGACAGGGCGAGGTTCGAGGTCGTAGAGTCGTCTTCGGACGTTCTCGTCGGAGACACTGGTACGATGACTCTCGATATAAAAAACGTCGGTACGCAGCCTGCTCGCAACGCCGAGGTCTCAGTGACGTCGAATGACGCGAAGCTCAGCTTCTCGGGATCGTCGACCGCGAGCAGCGAGGTCGGATTCTGGGAGGCTGGGGAGACTAAGACGGTCAAGTACAGGGTCGGCGTCAACGAGGACGCGATACCCCGACGCTACTCCGTCACCACGAGGGTCAGCTTCGACGACACAGACGGAATATCCCGTGTTTCCGACGACCTCTCTGCGGGTCTGCTTCCGTCTCCCGAACAGGAGTTCGAGGTCGTTAACCACGAGAGTGACCTACGTGTCGGAGAGGAGGGAAGAGTCTCGGGCGAGGTTGTCTACTCCGTCAACAGTACAGTCTCGAACGCCGTCGTGACTCTCCAGAGTTCGAGTCCCAACATCAACCCGACGGAGACCGAGTACGCAGTCGGAGACCTCGGAGCGGGCGAGTCGAAGAGCTTCAATTTCACTGTCGAGGTCAATGACGAGGCTGAGGCGGGAAGTCGTCAGCTGTCGTACGTCGTTCGTTACAGGAACCAGAACGGTGATATCAGACGGAGTGACCCAGTAGACGTCCGTGTCGATGTCGGGGAGGAGCGCGATGAGTTCTTAGTCGAGCCTATAAATGCGACCGTAGAGGCGGGCGGGACCTCTTCGGTCGAGATGAGGGTCACGAACAACCAAGACGAGACAGTAACCGACATCAACGCTAAGATCTTCACGAACGACCCGCTTTCGAGCGGCGACGATGAGGCTTTCATCTCGTCACTCAAACCCGGCGAGTCGTCTAATATCACCTTCGGACTGAGTGCGGGCGGAGGAGCACTTCCGAAGACATATCCTATCTCAATCGACTTCAGCTACGATGAGACGGGCGATCAGAAACTCTCAGACACCTATAGCATCCCTGTCGACGTGACTCAGCCCGACGAGTCTGGTGGTCTTCCGCTCGTCCCCATAGCAGTAGTCGTGGTAGTCGTATTAGGAGCCCTCTGGTGGTGGAGGAGGTAGAACGTGTCCCGGGGTAGATTCGACTTCGGGATTGATTACCAGCGTGTCATTGACCTCATCGACGACCTGATAGTCAATAGGACGAAGTACGTCTTAGCCGCCTTCTTAGTCGTTACAGCTGTCTTCAGCCTCGGGCTCGGAGCTACAAGTACTGAGACCGGAACCGACCAGTTCACTCAGGATATGCCTGCACAGGAGGCACTTGACCAGGTCGAGGAGAAGTTCGAGTACTCGTTTGAGGGCGACGACGGAAGCACTCAGCTAATACAGTCGGGAGAAAATGTCGTCTCTAAGCAAGGGATTCTGAGAATGCTGAGAGCACAGAAGAGAATGTCGGAGAGGGAGTCCCTGAGGGTCGAGTCGGCGAACTCCGCCGCGAGGGTAGTCGCGACGACGCTCGATCCCTCGGCTTCGACACTCGAAGAGCAGATAGATGCGGTCGAGTCGGCGACACCATCTGAGGTTAGGTCGGCTGTGAGAGACTCGGCTGACAACATACGTTTCACGTCTCTTCTCTCGAAGGACTTCAACTCCGAGTCGGCGTCCGCCTCGGCGGCACTCGGTATAGTCACTCATAGGATACCCTCCGATGTCTCCGGCGGCAGTGGGGGTGGTGGAGGAGGCGGAAGTTCGCCGATGACCGACATACAGCTCAGGTCACAGGACGTCGTCAACTCAGTCGGGGGTAACATACGTGTCTTCGGAAGCGGAATCATAAACGACGAGTTCGCGAACGTCATCACCGACTCGCTTATCATAGTCGTCCCTGCGGCGTCGGTTCTGATACTCGTCTTCCTCGTCGTCGCCTACCGCGATCCATTCGACCTCTTCCTTGGAATTGTCTCTCTCGGGATGGCTATAGTCTGGACATTCGGCTACATGGGACTCGCCGGAATTCCGTTCTCACAGATGCTGATAGCCGTGCCGCCTCTTCTCCTCGCAGTCGGAATCGACTTCGGCATACACGCGGTCAACAGGTACAGGGAAGAGAGGGTAGCCGGAAACGGAGTCGACGAATCGATGAGGACTGCGACCGACCAGCTTCTCGTCGCTTTCTTCATAGTTGCGGGCACTACAGTTCTCGGCTTCTGGTCGAACACTACAAGCGCGCTGGGTCCTATACGTGACTTCGGACGTGTCGCAGCCGTCGGTATCATATTCACGACACTCATATTTGGTATCTTCCTTCCAGCGGCGAAGCTCTACATCGACAGGTTCAGAGAACGGCGTTCTCTCCCAGAGTTCGGGTCACAGCCTCTCGGTTCCGAGGACTCAGTTCTCGGAAAGATATTACCCATAGGCGCGCGCGTCTCACGTCCGTCTCCCGAACTCTTCCTCGCTCTGATACTCGTCCTCACCGCGGGAACCGCCTACTACGGCACGGGTGTTGACACCTCGTTCTCGCGTGACGACTTCCTGCCACCCGAGGATGTCTCGCCCCTTGTGAGGAATCTACCTGAGCCCTTCGCTCCAAGCGAGTACACAGTCACAGAGACCACCAACTACTTAGAGGAGAAGTTCAAGTCGAACGATAACGCTCAGGTCACAGTCTATGTCGAGGGACATCTTGAAGACGACTCTGCGCTCGAGAACGTCGTGAGGGCGAGCCAGAATCCGCCGGAAACCTTCTTGAGCCAGGATCGCCGGGCTAGAGGCGAGAGCATCGTGACCGTCATACGTCAGTACGCGCGCGAGTCGGAGAGCTTCGGGAGGCTCGTCGCGAGGAACGATCAGAACTCGAACGGAGTCCCCGACGACAACTTGGACGAGATATACGACGCCTTACTCACGTCGCCGTACCGTGACCGCGCCCTCGACTACATCACAGAAGACAGAAGATCGATGCGTGTCGTCTACTCCGTCGAGGGAGACGCCTCCGACGCCGAGGTCACCGAGGACGCAAGATCTGTCGCCGATAACTACAGGTTCGACGCCACAGCCACAGGACAGACCGTAGTTTTCGAGGCTGTCTCTGATGTCATATTCGAGTCGGCTCTCCGAAGTCTCGCGCTCGCGCTCGGTGCTACTGCTGTCTTCCTCGTGATCGTCTACTCCGTGATAGAGGGAAGACCGTCACTCGGAATCGCTAACCTCGTCCCTGTCGTCGTGACCCTCGCGCTCATCGCGGCGTCGATGCGTTACCTCGGTGTCTCGTTCAACGCGATGACTGCGACTATACTCTCAATTACGATCGGCTTAGGAGTCGACTACTCGGTTCATACGACACACAGGTTCGTCGACGAGTACGACGAGAGCCACGACACCTACGCCGCTCTCTTCAGAACACTCAGAGGGACGGGCGGTGCTCTCACGGGAAGTATGCTCACGACGACAACGGGAATCGGTGTCCTCGTACTCGCTATAACACCGATACTCGGACAGTTCGGTCTGATGACGGGTCTGAGCGTCTTCTACTCGTACCTCACTTCGGTGATCGTCCTACCGCCGACACTCGTCCTCTGGACGCGTTACGAGAGCTTTGCTCTCGTTGGCTCATCAGACGAAGTCTGATGAACGTCTGTAAATCTTTGATTTACAGGGCATGACGAGACGCTTCGCGTCTCGTTGCAACCGAAAACGCGTAGCGTTTTCGCGGGTATGCCAATCTTTGATTGGCTACAACACAAATCAGAGATTTGTGGAAACTCGTGAATCTTAGATTCACGAACTTCCCCAGAACGCCTTGCGTTCTGGTGTGCGAACGAATCGCTCTGCGATTCGTCAACGTTACGAGAGCTTTGCTCTCGTTGGCTCGGAAATCGAAGATTTCCGAACGTCCCGAGAACTCTTTGAGTTCTCGTGTGCACGTCAATCTTTGATTGACGAACGTCTGTAAATCTTTGATTTACAGGCTCTAGTCCTTCAGACGCGACCCACCCGTCGGGAGGAACTTCTGTATCTCGTCGGGGCTCGCCATCTTCCTGACTAGCTTCTCGTCCCTGCCGTCGGCTTCCTCTCTGAACCTCCTGTAGATCTTCTTTGCGGTGTCGTTCTGTGAGTACATACCCGGCTCTAACTCGACGTAGTACTTCGATCTGTCCTCTATCGCCTCGGGCGGACCTCCTATCACACCCGCCTTCTCGTCGAGACGTAGACCCACGCCGACGCTCAAGGGAACCGTGTAGTACTCTCGGTCTCCCCTCACGACGACGCTACCCTTCTCTATGTACTCGCCGCTCTCGGGCGTCTTCGATAGCTGGTCGGGGGTCGCGGAGTAGACGTCCGCGGTTCCGTGTCCCGCGTCCCAGACAGACGAGTACGACGCCGCGAAGATCGCCGCCTGTCTCTTGCTCGACTCGGGGAAATCGACGTCCTTCTTCGGCTCGTTTGGTTCGGTAGCCTTCAGGATGGTTATGGGAGCGCCGTGTGCTTGAGTGTGGAAGAAGAGGTCGTTCGACTCGGTGTACTTCTTGTATATCTCCTCGTTCTGGTCGGCGTTTCTGCCGCCTATCACGAGGAATCCGTCGGAGGTTCTGAACCACCGGAACCTGTCGTACCACATCTCGCCTCGGGGCTTCACGACGGTCTTGTCCTCTTCTTCGTCTTCCTCAGTCTCCTCTTCCTCCTTCCTCTTCTTTAGGTTCTCAAGCTCCTGTCTGCTGTTTTCGAGAGCCTCTATCGCACCTTCTCTTTTCTCCCTCAGGTTCTTCGCTTCGTCGTAGAGACGGCTCGCGTTCTCCTCTATCCCCTCGCCTACGTCGATCTCGACAGTTCCCTCCCCGAGGTCTATCTCTACCACTCCGTCACCTCCTCTCACCGACTCGACTATCTCGGCTGACTCTATACCCTTCTGGCTCGCCTCTTCGAGAGTCTCCTCTATTTCATCCCACGTCTGTCCCGACGACCTTGCCTCCCTGACGTTCGACAGAAGCTCGTCGACTACGTCGTACTTCGCGTATAGCCTCTCGGCTTTCTGTTTTAGCTCCTCCTCCTCCTCTTCGAACTCCTCGACGGCTTCCTCCTGCTGACGTATTATGTGTCCGTACTTCTGTATCTCCTCTTCGAGCGCCGACTCCGCCTCCTCGCTTTCCTCCTCTTCCTTCTCCTTCGCCTCGTCGAAGTAGGCGTCGAGGGCGTCGTTGAAGCTCTCGTAGCTTTCCTTGTCGTTGCCGTCGTACTTCTCCAGGCTGAAAGGAACGACGTCGACGGGATCTCCGTCTCCGTCGTAGACTATCTGGGGGTCGAGGTTCTCGACTCCTACGCTGTCGGTGTCGCCGTCTCTGAGAGGTGAGAAGATCTCCTCCATCGCCTCGAAGAGTGCCTCGTAGTCGTCCTCGTCGGCGTCGGAGATCGGTTTCTCCTTCTCGACCTCCGCGCGCGCACAGATCTCCTCAGCGTAGAGACCTCCGAAGTTGAGCTGTGACGCGAGCGTCCTCACGAAGTCGGTGTCGGAGTCCTCCATCGTCTCGACGAAGCCGTCGTACGTGAGTTCGAGAGGGTTGAGACGTGACTGCGGGAAGACGTACTCCTCTCCCGGTGCGACAGTCCTAGTCTTGAGACGTACTGTCTCGGTCGATCTCAGGACTGTTCCGTCCGACTCGGTGAATACGAAGTTGCCGTCGCCGAATAGCTCCGCGACCATCGAGTACTCGTCTTCTCGCTCGCCTCTTATCTCGACTATCCTGTCGAAGTCGTACTGTTCGACCGACGCGATCTCGCCCCCTGAGAGACGTTTCCTCATCAGCATCGCGAGGTCAGGAGGTCTCTGGGGTGCTTCCTCGGGGCTCTGTGTGAGATGTATTCTCTTCCAGTCGCCCGTCTCCACGATGAGGTCGAGACGCCCCCTGTCGTAGTCACGTATCTTAACCCGAACCTTTCCGTCTTCGTACTGGTAGAACTTGTCGAACTTCGCGCCTTCGAGTTCCGAGAGCTCGCTCACGGCTGCGGCTATATCGACACTCGTCATCTCCTTCTTCATGGCACACCTCCGTATCCGTATTCGTATCCGTCTTTATCCATTCTGCCTCTTCTCGACATCGACCCCATCTTCCTTTCCTATGTGTACCTCGTCGGCGATCCCTTCGAAGACGCCGTGTTCGACGACACCCGGAACCTCGGATATACGCGATCCGAGTCTCGAAGCCTCGAACTCGCCGAAGTCGACGTCGAGCACGAGGTTTCCGTTGTCGGTGACCACGGGACCGTCTTTTCTCTCCGCCTCGCGTAACTCGGGGTCACCTCCCATATCCGAGAGACGTGACTCTACGACCTCGGCTGCGTCTCCGACGACTTCGACGGGAACCGGGTAGTCGAGAGCCTCGGAGTACTTCGACTCGTCGGCGACTATGACGACTCTGTCGGACGCCGACGCGACTATCTTCTCCCTCAGATGTGCGGCACCTCCGCCCTTGACTAAGCTGAGATCGTCGTCGAACTGGTCGGCTCCGTCTATGTCTATGTCGGGAGTCTCGACATCGAGTGACGTCAGGGGTATCCCCTCCTCGACAGCGATCTGGCGCGACTGGTACGAAGTCGGAATCCCCCTTATTTCGAGACCCTCTTCTCTGATCCGCTCGCCGAGACGTCTTACCGTGTAGGCGGTCGTACTTCCCGTCCCGAGACCCACTACGTCGCCGTCGGACACGAGATCCGCTGCCGACTCACCCGCGTTTCTCTTCTCCCTCTCTGATCCCGATGTGGATTTCATTTCTTGTCTGAGATGTGGCATCTCGCGCCTTCAATCTTCGTCTTCTACGTCTACGTCCCGTCTCCGAAGACGTGCTCCTCGGCGGGGAACTCTCCCTTCTTGACGTCTTCGGCGTACTCCCTCGCCGCCTCCTCTACTGTCGACCTGACGTCTGCGTACTCCTTCACGAACGACGGTGAGTCCTCTGAGAGACCTATGAGGTCGTCGATTACGAGAACCTGTCCGTCGACATGTCTCCCCGCGCCTATGCCTATAGTCGGGACGTCTATCGCGTCAGTCACCGCACCCGCGACTCCCTCGGGCACCCCCTCGACAACGAGACAGAAGACGCCCGCGTTTTCGAGTTCGCGCGCCTTCTCGACTAGGAGGTCGGCAGTCTCTGAGTCACGTCCCTGTATCCTGTGTCCCCCCATCTGGTTGATCCGTTGGGGAGTGAGACCTATATGTCCCATCACAGGAATCCCTATCTCGACGAGACGCTGGGTTACCTCGACGGATATCTCTCCCGTAGGTGGTGTCTCGATCTTGACGGCGTTGGCGTCCGCCTCCTTGAGGAGCCTCCCGGCGTTCTCGACCGACTTCTCGACGGAGGCTCCAACTGAAACGAAGGGCATGTCAGCCACTACCATCGACTCCTCCGAACCGCGTGAGACTGCGCCCGTGTGGGAGACCATCTCGTCGATAGTCACGGGGAGAGTCGTGTCGTAGCCGAGACGCGTGTTGCCTACCGAGTCGCCGACGAGAAGAATGTCTACCTCGCCGTCGAGTATCTCCGCCGTAGGCGCGTCGTACGCCGTCAGCATCGTGATCCTCTCTCGGTTTTGCTTCATCTCACGGAGGTCTTTCACCGAAGTACGTGTCATTACCGTATCTGTCACACCGAGCACAGATAAACCATACCGTAGACCCGTGAAGTGCGGATCTGACACCACCACACAAATACTTATCCTATGAGTGTGTAGGCGTGAGTATGGGTGGGGTAAGTCTTCCCAGGGGGGAGAGTCTGTACGGCAGTCTCAGAACTGACTTCGTCGATGTCGACGGTCTCGTTGAGGACTTGGAGAGAACGCGTCTGACGGGATACGTGTCGGTCGAGGACGACAGAGACGAAGATGTCACGGGGGTATTCGTGTTCTCCGACGGTGATCCCGTCGGCGGCGTCTACCACGGTGTCGAGGTGGAGTCAGAAGACGTCGAGGGGAGTCTCGGAAGTCTCGTCGACGACGGCTACAGCCTGCGTGCTGTCTCTGTCCCTGACCGTCTCGCAGAGGCGGTTTCGGCGTCTGTCACCGGGGACACGGTTCACGAGTCTCTCCACACCGACTACGTCGACCCGAGAGGCTTCTTCGACGACCTCGAAGACGAAGGATTCACAGGCTCTGTCGTCCTCTCGTCGGAGACCGACAGTCTGTACGGCTGTGTGCATCTCAGAGACGGCGAGCCTTTCTACTCGGCGGTTCAGTCTCCGGACGAAATCCGTGAGGGCATGGGAACTGTAGTCGAAGTCATGGATGACGACTCGAATGAAGTCCTGGTCGACGTCTACGAGTACGACCATCCCGGCGACACCGACGGGACAGTGAGTCAGAGCCGTACTCACGACGACGGCTACGTCTACGGACGGAGCATAGCCGCTGTACGTGACAGTCTCTCCGACGTCTCGGGCGATATTCCGTTTATGACCGCGCTTGAGGAGGCGGTTCGGGAGAAAGACGTCGACGGCGTAGACATCGACGGGTCGAGAGTCGTAGTCGACCCCGAAGCCGACCCGGCGCGTGTCTCGGGGGTTCTCGACGAGGCTCTCGAATCCACTGAGGCAGTCCTGCGTGTCACACAGCAGAACCTCGAAGAAGGCGAGGTGAGGAGACGCGCAGTCGAGGCTCTGCGTGAGGAGACTGACGCGAGGTCGAACAGTGCCGCCGACGACATACTCGAATCAGTAGCACAGACCGAAGGATAGAATAGGAAACGCGAGAAGTTACGGATATGAAAGTTCTCGGGGTAGTGGGGCAGTCTGACTCGGGTAAGACGTCTCTCATCGAACGTCTCGTGGGCGAGGTCGACGCAACTGTAGCCACGGTAAAGTCGATACACCACGACATCGACGTGGACGAAGAGGGGAAGGACACATACAGACACTCCGACGCGGGAGCCGAGACTGTCGTCGGTGTCACGCCGTCGAAGAGCTTCGAGATCACTCAGGCGCGTGACTCCGACCAAGACGACGTCTCGAAGTCGGATCGTCTCTCCGAACACCTCGACCGACTCGCCGACGGCGGCTACGACTACGTCCTTGTCGAGGGATTCAAGCACAGCCGTCTTCCGAAGGTGGTTCTCGGAGATCTGAGCCACGATGACCTCGGCGGCGACGCCGTTCTGAGTGCCGACAAGGGCTCCGACGTCGATGTCACCGAGCTACTCGACGTGGTCGACGACTTGGAGGAGTATGAGACAGTAGGATCGCTCGTCCGACGCGCCAAGTCACATCCCGACTCGCCAAAGGCGGGGGCTGTGGCGACGTTCACGGGACGCGTGCGTGTCGAGAACCACGAAGACGCCGAGACTACACATCTCAGGTTCGAGAAGTACGAGGGGGTCGCCGACGAGAGACTCGACTCTATACGTTCCGAACTCAAACAGAGAGACGGAGTCTACGAGGTACTCATGTACCACAAGACAGGCGTCGTTGAGGGCGAGGAGGACATAGTCCACGTCGTCGTCCTCGCCGGACACCGTCAAGAGGCATTCGAGACAGTAGAGGACGGCATAAACCGTCTCAAGGACGAGGTTCCTATATTCAAGAAGGAGGTCACCGAGTCAGGCGACTACTGGGTACACAGCCGTCCGTAGTGTAGTATAGCAGTTAGTACGACTCTTCGAGTATCTCGACGAGGTCGTCGTGGTCGAGCTCGACGGGGTTCGTCTCTATCGCCATCTCCATGTACTCCTCGGAGTTGTCGGCGAGATCCTCTATCTCGTCCTCCTCTACTCCGAGGTCTTCGAGTGTCACGTCGAGTCCTATGTCCTCCTTTAGCTCCTCAAACGCGTCGACGACGTAGGTAGCGTCGAGGACGGGGTCTGCTATCTCGACTCCTAAGAGCTCCGCAATCTTTGAGTACTTCCTCTTCGTCTCCTTGTCTCCGTTCTCGACGTTGAATCTCGCGACCTCGGATGTCACAGCCGCGAGAGCGTCTCCGTGTGCGACCTCGGGATGGAGAGCACTCACGGAATGTGCGAGCGCGTGGGTCACTATGACCATGCTCGTCGTCTCACAGATTCCCGCGAGCGTGTCGGCGACAGCCATCTCCTCCCTCGCCTCGGGGTCGTCATCGACAGCGTCCCTGAGGTAGTCCCCGACCTTCTCTATACCCTTCTCGGCGAAGACGTCCGACATCGCGGTCGCACTCTCTGCGACGTACGCCTCGTTGAGGTGACACAGCGCGTCGAAGCCCGTTCTCGCGGTGAGCTTAGGTGGCATCTCGCCGGGTATGTCGGGGTCGACGACAGCGGCTTTGGGGACGAGTGGATCGCCACCGAAGCCGGGCTTGGCGTCCTCTTC from Candidatus Afararchaeum irisae includes the following:
- the cca gene encoding CCA tRNA nucleotidyltransferase, which translates into the protein MRLDQVTDEVLEDVVPDDDERDRLQDVFENVRRRAREAIDERGIDADVELVGSAARDTWISGDRDIDVFLLLPDDLPRDDLEETGLDVGKQVFPDGVVEYAEHPYVKGHEKGYDVDLVPCYDVESATEAKTAVDRTPFHNRYVSERLEDTDDARLLKSFTKGIGVYGSELRTRGFSGYLCELLVLHYGGFEEAIEAASDWSPQVTIDIEDHGTKEFDDPLVIVDPTDPERNVAAVLSLDNFARFVHACRRLSAEPRKSLFFESNPGTVSREDLEEYLEDRQTTVVCVTFESPDVVEDQLYPQLRKTESSLVDEVERRGFGVLRSDVAADDRGLILLELNIAEQSRVERHLGPPVHVRQHAESFRSKYADADVVGPYIDDGRYVVERQRDHPTVASFVESDDFLEIGMGKHVEEKIHEGYDVYVDDDCTRLIEEFGSVFATHISPEVVE
- a CDS encoding DsrE/DsrF/DrsH-like family protein; translation: MSEADDTKSMGIIATKGTLDMAYPPLILASTAAAFGWNVHVFFTFWGLDILHKDKMKNLKVSPVGNPNLPAPMPNIVGMLPGMTSMTTKMMKKEMDEENVAEIDELVEMCNDAGVDMLACQMTADLFDYDDDDFVEGTEAGVGAATALEMMADCDIQLLV
- a CDS encoding COG1361 S-layer family protein, with the translated sequence MRDRRAAFLAILITVAAVASVGTATAADSVIGSPEIDLTASDHRFLPGEERQLRIDVLNDGNIEQGGPAQHEQRVKTARGMTMEVRSGNAPIEVKTGKIAVGTVPAGTKGPYSVTVTVPENATPGTYRLPVDIEYRYTRSVEYGDVISPDYNDFSREETKYVEIRVIDRARFEVVESSSDVLVGDTGTMTLDIKNVGTQPARNAEVSVTSNDAKLSFSGSSTASSEVGFWEAGETKTVKYRVGVNEDAIPRRYSVTTRVSFDDTDGISRVSDDLSAGLLPSPEQEFEVVNHESDLRVGEEGRVSGEVVYSVNSTVSNAVVTLQSSSPNINPTETEYAVGDLGAGESKSFNFTVEVNDEAEAGSRQLSYVVRYRNQNGDIRRSDPVDVRVDVGEERDEFLVEPINATVEAGGTSSVEMRVTNNQDETVTDINAKIFTNDPLSSGDDEAFISSLKPGESSNITFGLSAGGGALPKTYPISIDFSYDETGDQKLSDTYSIPVDVTQPDESGGLPLVPIAVVVVVVLGALWWWRR
- a CDS encoding MMPL family transporter, translated to MDYQRVIDLIDDLIVNRTKYVLAAFLVVTAVFSLGLGATSTETGTDQFTQDMPAQEALDQVEEKFEYSFEGDDGSTQLIQSGENVVSKQGILRMLRAQKRMSERESLRVESANSAARVVATTLDPSASTLEEQIDAVESATPSEVRSAVRDSADNIRFTSLLSKDFNSESASASAALGIVTHRIPSDVSGGSGGGGGGGSSPMTDIQLRSQDVVNSVGGNIRVFGSGIINDEFANVITDSLIIVVPAASVLILVFLVVAYRDPFDLFLGIVSLGMAIVWTFGYMGLAGIPFSQMLIAVPPLLLAVGIDFGIHAVNRYREERVAGNGVDESMRTATDQLLVAFFIVAGTTVLGFWSNTTSALGPIRDFGRVAAVGIIFTTLIFGIFLPAAKLYIDRFRERRSLPEFGSQPLGSEDSVLGKILPIGARVSRPSPELFLALILVLTAGTAYYGTGVDTSFSRDDFLPPEDVSPLVRNLPEPFAPSEYTVTETTNYLEEKFKSNDNAQVTVYVEGHLEDDSALENVVRASQNPPETFLSQDRRARGESIVTVIRQYARESESFGRLVARNDQNSNGVPDDNLDEIYDALLTSPYRDRALDYITEDRRSMRVVYSVEGDASDAEVTEDARSVADNYRFDATATGQTVVFEAVSDVIFESALRSLALALGATAVFLVIVYSVIEGRPSLGIANLVPVVVTLALIAASMRYLGVSFNAMTATILSITIGLGVDYSVHTTHRFVDEYDESHDTYAALFRTLRGTGGALTGSMLTTTTGIGVLVLAITPILGQFGLMTGLSVFYSYLTSVIVLPPTLVLWTRYESFALVGSSDEV
- the rqcH gene encoding ribosome rescue protein RqcH, which encodes MKKEMTSVDIAAAVSELSELEGAKFDKFYQYEDGKVRVKIRDYDRGRLDLIVETGDWKRIHLTQSPEEAPQRPPDLAMLMRKRLSGGEIASVEQYDFDRIVEIRGEREDEYSMVAELFGDGNFVFTESDGTVLRSTETVRLKTRTVAPGEEYVFPQSRLNPLELTYDGFVETMEDSDTDFVRTLASQLNFGGLYAEEICARAEVEKEKPISDADEDDYEALFEAMEEIFSPLRDGDTDSVGVENLDPQIVYDGDGDPVDVVPFSLEKYDGNDKESYESFNDALDAYFDEAKEKEEEESEEAESALEEEIQKYGHIIRQQEEAVEEFEEEEEELKQKAERLYAKYDVVDELLSNVREARSSGQTWDEIEETLEEASQKGIESAEIVESVRGGDGVVEIDLGEGTVEIDVGEGIEENASRLYDEAKNLREKREGAIEALENSRQELENLKKRKEEEETEEDEEEDKTVVKPRGEMWYDRFRWFRTSDGFLVIGGRNADQNEEIYKKYTESNDLFFHTQAHGAPITILKATEPNEPKKDVDFPESSKRQAAIFAASYSSVWDAGHGTADVYSATPDQLSKTPESGEYIEKGSVVVRGDREYYTVPLSVGVGLRLDEKAGVIGGPPEAIEDRSKYYVELEPGMYSQNDTAKKIYRRFREEADGRDEKLVRKMASPDEIQKFLPTGGSRLKD